From the Salmo trutta chromosome 2, fSalTru1.1, whole genome shotgun sequence genome, one window contains:
- the LOC115151065 gene encoding uncharacterized protein LOC115151065, producing the protein MGSFKKLRSSVLQGIQNRGTANQDEEYTSAAIQGGDNGMVTTNQSPRLRCGEGYRVSNGVSIGQQMAGLSPYGSDNEDEEEVVDEEDGLQRNTWFSRSIRRAYGAGRISLLDAGQGKRGEGPGLGVSTNQRPGSGSGSVSEVNLHLEESVTENVDTLSRLSKSADNLHLFKGPFRHKVPCPSPQTDSPGANGDPSIQRTASASSGDLRDRSRSPVGAKGHMLKLVGSMTDLTVRRRPNPSPVTSPGSPVTPLSPLSRLHDDYSRPHALPARQRPPTPALARQNESCSEEEQNFSTTGTHALPSTPTPSLSTNPDPQSEYHPDPQSEYHPDPQSEYHPRPPV; encoded by the coding sequence ATGGGCTCCTTTAAGAAGCTACGCTCCTCAGTGCTCCAGGGCATCCAGAACCGAGGGACAGCCAATCAGGATGAAGAGTACACCTCAGCAGCCATCCAGGGTGGAGATAATGGAATGGTCACAACCAATCAGAGCCCAAGACTTAGATGTGGGGAGGGCTATAGAGTCTCCAATGGGGTGTCTATTGGCCAACAGATGGCTGGGTTGAGCCCTTATGGTTCTGAcaatgaagatgaggaggaggtagTAGATGAGGAAGATGGACTACAGAGAAACACATGGTTCTCCAGGAGTATTCGGAGAGCATACGGGGCGGGGCGCATCTCACTGCTGGACGCTGGGCAGGGGAAACGAGGGGAGGGTCCAGGACTGGGGGTTTCAACCAATCAGAGGCCAGGTTCAGGCTCCGGTTCAGTGTCAGAGGTGAACCTCCATTTGGAGGAGAGTGTGACTGAAAATGTGGACACGCTAAGCAGACTGAGCAAGAGTGCAGACAACCTACACCTCTTCAAGGGCCCTTTCAGACACAAAgtcccctgtccctctcctcagaCAGACTCCCCAGGTGCCAATGGGGACCCCAGCATCCAGAGAACAGCCAGTGCCTCATCCGGTGACCTTAGGGACCGCAGCCGGAGTCCAGTGGGGGCCAAGGGCCACATGTTGAAGCTAGTGGGCAGTATGACTGACCTGACCGTCAGACGCAGGCCTAACCCGTCTCCTGTCACCTCCCCGGGCTCCCCCGTGACCCCCTTGTCACCCCTCAGCCGTCTCCATGACGACTACTCGCGGCCGCACGCCCTGCCTGCCCGCCAGCGACCGCCAACGCCGGCCCTCGCCCGCCAGAACGAGAGCTGCAGCGAAGAGGAACAGAACTTCAGTACGACTGGAACACACGCCTTACcatccacccccacccccagTCTGAGTACCAACCCAGACCCCCAGTCTGAGTACCACCCAGACCCCCAGTCTGAGTACCACCCAGACCCCCAGTCTGAGTACCACCCCAGACCCCCAGTCTGA